A window from Stigmatella aurantiaca encodes these proteins:
- the cglE gene encoding adventurous gliding motility protein CglE, whose amino-acid sequence MKALAPFVLFSALAAPTLAGAQQSTSDTNSVQDRPAATFNEIERGFYFSVQGGPSFLVNPPAEEGERPFSSGQMAQVEVGVDIGERLSLGIFLMGAANRAGSDYTGNSGGAASGDFSYLVPGAVARMHLVGFEDNQDVKRTWIYARGGVGYTMFSPKLLLPDSDILVFAGPGVEYYTRLRHFSVGLEVTASYLVSSGSFGFAVSPNLRYAF is encoded by the coding sequence ATGAAAGCTCTCGCCCCCTTCGTCCTCTTCTCCGCGCTGGCTGCGCCCACGCTCGCAGGTGCCCAGCAGTCCACCTCGGACACCAACTCGGTGCAGGACCGGCCGGCCGCGACGTTCAATGAGATCGAGCGCGGCTTCTACTTCTCCGTGCAAGGAGGGCCGTCCTTCCTGGTGAACCCGCCGGCGGAGGAGGGCGAGCGGCCCTTCTCGTCGGGACAGATGGCCCAGGTGGAGGTGGGCGTCGACATCGGCGAGCGCCTGTCGCTGGGCATCTTCCTGATGGGGGCGGCCAACCGCGCGGGCTCCGACTACACCGGTAACTCCGGCGGGGCGGCCTCCGGTGACTTCTCCTACCTGGTGCCGGGCGCGGTGGCGCGGATGCACCTGGTGGGCTTCGAGGACAACCAGGACGTGAAGCGGACCTGGATTTACGCCCGCGGCGGCGTGGGCTACACAATGTTTTCGCCCAAGTTGCTCCTGCCGGACTCCGACATTCTGGTGTTCGCGGGACCTGGAGTGGAGTACTACACGCGTTTGCGCCACTTCTCGGTGGGCCTCGAGGTAACGGCCAGCTATCTGGTCTCCTCGGGATCGTTCGGGTTCGCGGTGTCGCCGAACCTTCGCTACGCGTTCTAG
- a CDS encoding DEAD/DEAH box helicase, with protein MLEKALSKGDLAAQKSSLEAIVRALRPMRVKSLEDLDLNTRGRLITTMLRVQRQPKPPAPEAAPAAEAPASEGAAPAEAAPAAEAPEASEAAPAAEGEGAASAAAPEGAAPAAEGAPAAPAGDPVREKHTAYLNVMFLVGQVWRAAGDRERAEVAFGVSGRQPGPEQEEAPARPEGERRERPERGERRDRPERGERGERRDRPERGERPARPERAARPERGERPERGERGERRPMPELTGDWSEQAKQLETLGRTRDAARLHERNNSFVEATRLFEAGGDLKSALRAALQGKDQETSRRLVSGLPADQIAPTLEKAGAYELLMEHYVAKSDFENVARLYERARQFDQAALAYERANKLTQARKAYERARDLPGANRVRALEVKSLVERGDRLGAATLLAAAGQRREAVEILSPLPPPKAFHFMQRLKLDEEAKTLAQRELARAEEEKKPAGRARWLELLGETAAAAETWEQAGRKEKALPLYEQLGNLGRAAQLAEELQQRAKAIELYTRLNDAAGVERANALPEAPPPSVASASKESDSGDGPAPDSSLGEQESQ; from the coding sequence GTGCTGGAGAAGGCGCTCTCCAAGGGGGACCTGGCGGCGCAGAAGAGCTCGCTCGAGGCCATTGTCCGCGCGCTGCGTCCCATGCGCGTCAAGTCGTTGGAGGACCTGGACCTCAACACGAGGGGCCGCCTCATCACGACGATGCTGCGCGTGCAGCGTCAGCCGAAGCCGCCCGCGCCCGAGGCCGCGCCCGCTGCCGAGGCACCGGCCAGCGAGGGGGCCGCCCCCGCCGAGGCCGCGCCTGCCGCCGAGGCACCCGAGGCTTCCGAGGCAGCTCCTGCCGCTGAAGGGGAAGGCGCGGCTTCGGCCGCCGCCCCCGAGGGCGCGGCTCCTGCCGCCGAGGGCGCTCCGGCGGCCCCAGCGGGGGATCCCGTTCGCGAGAAGCACACGGCCTACCTGAACGTCATGTTCCTGGTGGGACAGGTGTGGCGCGCCGCGGGTGACCGCGAGCGGGCCGAGGTGGCGTTTGGGGTGAGCGGCCGTCAGCCCGGCCCGGAGCAGGAGGAGGCTCCTGCCCGTCCAGAAGGAGAGCGCCGCGAGCGTCCAGAGCGTGGCGAGCGCCGGGACCGTCCCGAGCGGGGTGAGCGTGGCGAGCGCCGGGACCGTCCGGAGCGTGGCGAGCGCCCGGCCCGTCCCGAGCGGGCGGCCCGTCCGGAGCGCGGCGAGCGGCCCGAGCGAGGCGAGCGCGGCGAGCGCCGTCCGATGCCCGAGCTGACGGGAGACTGGTCCGAGCAGGCCAAGCAGCTCGAGACCCTGGGCCGTACCCGCGACGCGGCCCGGCTGCACGAGCGCAACAATTCCTTCGTGGAGGCCACGCGCCTCTTCGAGGCGGGGGGCGATCTCAAGAGTGCCCTGCGCGCGGCGCTTCAGGGCAAGGATCAGGAGACGTCACGCCGTCTCGTGTCCGGCCTGCCCGCGGACCAGATCGCGCCCACGCTGGAGAAGGCGGGGGCGTACGAGCTGCTGATGGAGCACTACGTCGCCAAGAGCGACTTCGAGAACGTGGCCCGTCTGTACGAGCGGGCGCGTCAGTTCGACCAGGCAGCGCTTGCGTACGAGCGGGCCAACAAGCTGACCCAGGCCCGCAAGGCCTACGAGCGGGCCCGGGATCTTCCTGGGGCCAATCGCGTCCGGGCGCTCGAGGTGAAGTCGCTCGTGGAGCGTGGGGACCGGCTGGGTGCGGCGACCCTCCTGGCCGCAGCGGGACAGCGCCGGGAGGCCGTGGAGATCCTCAGCCCGCTGCCGCCCCCCAAGGCGTTCCACTTCATGCAGCGGCTCAAGCTGGATGAAGAGGCCAAGACGCTCGCGCAGCGCGAGCTGGCCCGTGCCGAGGAGGAGAAGAAGCCCGCCGGGCGTGCCCGCTGGCTGGAGCTGCTGGGGGAGACCGCCGCGGCGGCCGAAACCTGGGAGCAGGCAGGCCGCAAGGAGAAGGCTCTTCCGCTGTACGAGCAGCTGGGCAACCTGGGCCGTGCCGCTCAACTCGCCGAGGAGCTGCAGCAGCGCGCCAAGGCCATCGAGCTCTACACTCGCCTCAACGATGCCGCGGGGGTCGAGCGGGCCAACGCCCTGCCCGAGGCTCCGCCTCCCTCTGTTGCCTCGGCGTCCAAGGAGTCCGACTCCGGGGACGGCCCGGCGCCTGACTCCTCGCTCGGAGAGCAAGAAAGTCAATAA
- the gltG gene encoding adventurous gliding motility protein GltG, which produces MAVPLTLKVFKNETLVSSKDFDRDIIKIGRLSSAHLCLEDEKVSRIHSVIEAAADGSLSIIDMGSVEGTYVNGKRVNKGRIAFGDEIRVGGTTIRLENPAAMAAVNLAAAVSGTESAAAVAAAPAPIAEAPLASSLAQAAAAPVVAEPAPAMDASFLATQKQETVQAQVAEPAAPVERVRTVRRSKSNGPLGASLRFMWGDQRVGEFLLAPGKKQSFTVGSAAGVNFVMGDSKLENPRMEVMRTDGQSFTLLFTGKMKGELVRKGETLDLKGVIESGKASNDGGVYGLTLESEDFCWVDLGGVTLEVCFQPVPKKVHVPFADSVDYRTLNIFLLTFFAGTMFVISAANRSGDGEAFADELAGNNARLAKLIIKPPETQKNKFLEKLNQQKAEKEKKKSGELAAKQKKDEGQMGKKDEVKTNNRTATKDKTAEAKALTQKIFGGKGGAAAIFGSAGLGGDLKNAMGNMFGAKAGVSGGFGGLGIRGSGGGGGGTGDTVGIGGIGTKGRGGGTSSYGSGVGVLGGKQSVDVGITSSEPMVMGSLDKELIRQVIQRNRSQIRFCYESQLTKYPKLGGKVAVKFVINAEGRVVSSDVAQSTAGNAELESCVAGRVRTWQFPKPKGGGVVIVTYPFIFKQSGD; this is translated from the coding sequence ATGGCCGTTCCTCTGACGCTCAAAGTTTTTAAGAACGAAACCCTGGTCTCGTCGAAGGACTTCGACCGGGACATCATCAAGATCGGCCGCCTGTCCTCGGCGCACCTGTGCCTGGAGGACGAGAAGGTCAGCCGCATCCACTCCGTCATCGAGGCGGCGGCGGACGGCTCGTTGTCCATCATCGACATGGGCAGCGTCGAGGGCACCTACGTCAACGGCAAGCGCGTCAACAAGGGGCGCATTGCCTTCGGCGACGAGATCCGCGTGGGTGGCACCACCATCCGTCTGGAGAACCCGGCGGCCATGGCCGCGGTGAACCTGGCGGCCGCGGTGTCCGGCACGGAGTCTGCGGCGGCGGTGGCCGCGGCGCCCGCGCCGATTGCCGAGGCCCCACTGGCCTCGTCCCTGGCCCAGGCGGCCGCGGCGCCCGTGGTGGCTGAGCCCGCGCCGGCGATGGACGCCTCGTTCCTGGCCACGCAGAAGCAGGAGACGGTGCAGGCGCAGGTGGCCGAGCCGGCCGCCCCTGTCGAGCGCGTGCGCACCGTGCGCCGGAGCAAGTCGAACGGTCCGCTCGGGGCGTCCCTGCGCTTCATGTGGGGCGATCAGCGGGTGGGCGAGTTTCTCCTGGCCCCCGGCAAGAAGCAGTCCTTCACGGTGGGCAGCGCCGCGGGCGTGAACTTCGTCATGGGGGACTCCAAGCTGGAGAATCCCCGCATGGAGGTGATGCGCACGGACGGGCAGTCCTTCACGCTGCTCTTCACGGGGAAGATGAAGGGTGAGCTGGTTCGCAAGGGCGAGACGCTGGACCTCAAGGGCGTCATCGAGTCCGGCAAGGCCTCCAACGACGGCGGCGTGTACGGGCTGACGCTGGAGTCCGAGGACTTCTGCTGGGTGGACCTGGGCGGTGTCACGCTGGAGGTGTGCTTCCAGCCGGTGCCCAAGAAGGTCCACGTGCCGTTCGCCGACTCGGTGGACTACCGCACGCTGAACATCTTCCTGCTGACGTTCTTCGCCGGGACGATGTTCGTCATCAGCGCGGCCAACCGGAGCGGGGACGGCGAGGCGTTCGCCGACGAGCTGGCGGGCAACAACGCGCGCCTGGCCAAGCTCATCATCAAGCCTCCCGAGACCCAGAAGAACAAGTTCCTCGAGAAGCTCAACCAGCAGAAGGCCGAGAAGGAAAAGAAGAAGAGCGGAGAGCTGGCCGCCAAGCAGAAAAAAGACGAAGGCCAGATGGGCAAGAAGGACGAGGTCAAGACGAACAACCGCACCGCGACCAAGGACAAGACCGCGGAGGCCAAGGCCCTGACGCAGAAGATCTTCGGCGGCAAGGGTGGCGCGGCCGCCATCTTCGGCAGCGCGGGCCTGGGCGGTGACCTCAAGAACGCCATGGGCAACATGTTCGGTGCCAAGGCGGGCGTCTCGGGTGGGTTCGGCGGCCTGGGCATCCGCGGCAGCGGCGGCGGCGGTGGCGGCACGGGTGACACCGTCGGCATCGGCGGCATCGGCACCAAGGGCCGCGGCGGCGGCACCTCCAGCTATGGCTCCGGTGTAGGTGTGCTTGGCGGCAAGCAGAGCGTGGACGTGGGCATCACCTCGTCGGAGCCCATGGTCATGGGCTCGCTGGACAAGGAGCTCATCCGCCAGGTGATTCAGCGCAACCGCAGCCAGATCCGGTTCTGCTACGAGAGCCAGCTCACCAAGTACCCGAAGCTGGGCGGCAAGGTGGCGGTGAAGTTCGTCATCAACGCCGAGGGCCGGGTGGTCTCCTCCGACGTGGCCCAGTCCACCGCGGGCAACGCGGAGCTGGAGAGCTGCGTGGCGGGCCGCGTGCGCACCTGGCAGTTCCCCAAGCCCAAGGGCGGCGGGGTGGTGATCGTCACCTATCCGTTCATCTTCAAGCAGTCCGGCGACTAA